A genomic region of Streptococcus suis contains the following coding sequences:
- the cysE gene encoding serine O-acetyltransferase: MGWWKDTIEIVKEKDPAARTTLEVLLTYPGVKALAAHRLSHWMWKKGFKLLARMHSQFWRFWTNIEIHPGAEIASGVFIDHGAGLVIGETAIIESGVMLYHGVTLGGTGKDTGKRHPTVRKGALVSAHAQVIGPVEIGENAKVGAAAVVLADVPADVTVVGMPAKIVRVHGQKDEKVIHDMEDGREHYTTKLAELREASHRSSHL, encoded by the coding sequence ATGGGTTGGTGGAAGGACACCATTGAGATTGTAAAAGAAAAAGATCCGGCAGCACGGACGACCTTGGAAGTTCTTTTGACCTACCCAGGTGTCAAGGCCTTGGCTGCCCACCGTCTGTCCCATTGGATGTGGAAAAAAGGCTTTAAACTCTTGGCTCGGATGCACAGCCAATTTTGGCGCTTTTGGACCAATATTGAGATTCATCCAGGTGCCGAGATTGCTTCGGGAGTCTTCATTGACCATGGAGCTGGTTTGGTTATCGGTGAGACAGCTATTATTGAGTCTGGTGTCATGCTCTACCACGGCGTAACGCTTGGTGGAACAGGAAAGGATACGGGTAAACGCCATCCAACTGTCCGAAAGGGTGCCCTTGTTTCTGCACACGCACAGGTTATTGGACCAGTTGAAATCGGAGAAAATGCTAAAGTGGGTGCAGCTGCCGTTGTCCTAGCCGATGTTCCAGCAGATGTGACAGTGGTCGGTATGCCAGCTAAAATTGTCCGTGTACACGGTCAAAAAGATGAGAAGGTCATTCATGACATGGAAGATGGCCGTGAACACTACACGACTAAGCTTGCGGAATTACGAGAAGCCAGCCACCGTTCGTCACATTTGTAG
- a CDS encoding Mini-ribonuclease 3 yields the protein MTKAVDVNLINGIALAFEGDAVYSMYIRRHLIFKGLTKPNKLHGEANKYVSAKAQASLISALLEAQLLTEKEEEIYKRGRNANSHTKAKNADVVTYRMSTGFEAVLGYLHMTEQMERLDELVGWCIEFVENN from the coding sequence GTGACTAAGGCAGTAGATGTCAATCTCATCAACGGTATTGCCCTGGCTTTTGAAGGGGATGCTGTCTATTCCATGTATATCAGACGGCACTTGATTTTCAAGGGGCTGACCAAGCCTAATAAATTGCACGGTGAGGCTAACAAATACGTCTCGGCTAAGGCTCAGGCAAGCCTGATTTCTGCCCTCTTAGAAGCTCAGCTATTGACCGAAAAAGAGGAAGAAATCTACAAGCGGGGGCGTAATGCCAATAGCCACACCAAGGCTAAGAATGCGGATGTGGTCACCTATCGAATGTCCACAGGTTTTGAGGCGGTTTTGGGCTATTTGCACATGACCGAGCAGATGGAACGCCTGGATGAACTGGTGGGCTGGTGTATTGAGTTTGTAGAAAATAATTAA
- the cysS gene encoding cysteine--tRNA ligase, which produces MIKIYDTMTRSLRDFVPLEEGKVKMYVCGPTVYNYIHIGNARSVVAFDTIRRYFEYRGFDVAYISNFTDVDDKIIKAANEAGMTTKELSDKFIAAFKEDVAKLGVKPATKNPRVIDYMDEIIDFVQVLIDKGYAYEAAGDVYFRVEKAENYARLANKTLPDLEAGASGRVEGEGQLKEHPFDFALWKTAKPGEVYWESPWGAGRPGWHIECSVMATEILGDTIDIHGGGADLEFPHHTNEIAQSECKTGQTFANYWMHNAMLNINDEKMSKSLGNFLTAHDMLEQIDGQVLRFFLSTQHYRRPLNYTEKAISDAEINLKYLKNTYTQPVQNSVDKSGLELHLAAFEAAMDDDFNAANGITAIFDFAKWINSGNYDETVKVAFGNMLQVFGIVFEEEVLDSEIEALIEERQAARANRDFATADRIRDELEAQGIKLLDTKDGVRWTRD; this is translated from the coding sequence ATGATTAAAATTTACGATACCATGACTCGCAGTTTGCGTGACTTTGTGCCCTTGGAAGAGGGTAAGGTCAAGATGTATGTTTGCGGTCCAACGGTTTACAACTATATCCATATCGGAAATGCCCGTAGTGTCGTGGCTTTTGATACCATCCGCCGCTATTTTGAATACCGTGGCTTTGATGTAGCGTACATTTCTAACTTTACGGATGTGGATGACAAGATTATCAAAGCTGCTAATGAAGCAGGCATGACAACCAAGGAACTTTCTGATAAGTTTATCGCAGCTTTCAAGGAAGATGTGGCAAAGTTAGGTGTCAAACCAGCTACCAAAAATCCTCGCGTTATTGACTACATGGATGAAATCATTGATTTTGTGCAGGTCTTGATTGACAAGGGATACGCTTATGAAGCGGCTGGCGATGTTTATTTCCGTGTGGAAAAGGCTGAGAATTATGCTCGTTTGGCCAACAAAACGCTGCCTGACTTAGAAGCTGGGGCTTCTGGTCGTGTTGAGGGAGAAGGTCAACTCAAAGAACACCCCTTCGACTTTGCCCTGTGGAAAACTGCCAAGCCAGGCGAAGTTTATTGGGAAAGTCCTTGGGGAGCAGGTCGTCCAGGTTGGCATATCGAGTGTTCGGTTATGGCGACAGAGATTTTGGGAGATACCATTGATATTCACGGTGGTGGTGCGGACTTGGAATTCCCTCACCATACCAATGAGATCGCCCAGTCTGAGTGCAAAACAGGGCAAACCTTTGCCAACTACTGGATGCACAATGCCATGCTCAATATCAATGATGAGAAGATGTCCAAGTCCTTGGGCAATTTCCTGACAGCCCATGATATGTTGGAGCAAATTGACGGTCAGGTCTTGCGATTCTTCCTATCGACCCAGCACTACCGCCGTCCACTCAACTACACTGAGAAGGCTATTTCAGATGCGGAAATCAATCTCAAATATCTAAAAAATACTTATACACAACCTGTGCAAAACTCTGTGGATAAGTCAGGTCTTGAATTGCATTTGGCAGCCTTTGAAGCGGCAATGGATGATGATTTCAATGCGGCAAATGGGATTACGGCTATCTTTGACTTTGCCAAATGGATCAACTCTGGCAACTACGATGAAACTGTAAAAGTAGCCTTTGGAAACATGCTGCAAGTGTTCGGTATTGTCTTTGAAGAAGAAGTCTTGGACAGCGAGATTGAAGCATTAATAGAAGAACGTCAAGCAGCGCGTGCCAATCGGGATTTTGCGACGGCTGACCGCATTCGTGATGAATTGGAAGCCCAGGGCATCAAGCTCTTGGATACCAAGGATGGTGTGAGGTGGACACGTGACTAA